DNA sequence from the Methanolobus psychrophilus R15 genome:
GATCCGCAAGGGTAAATTAGAGTTGCAGGCTTCGGAGGAGTTAAAGGTCTTTGGCCTTGAGGAACTGGACCGTTACAGGAGCAGTTCATGCAAGTACTGCACTGATCTTACTGCAGAAAGTTCCGATCTTTCCTTCGGAGGCGTCGGAACCCCCAAGAACTGGACCACGGTGCTTGCGCGCTCGGGACTTGGCTACGAGATTTATAATGAGGCGGTGGATAATGGTTACATAGAGTCCCGCCTGCTTAAGGAAAAGGAAATGAACAACGTGCTCAACCTTGCCAAGATGAAAAAGATCCAGATGTACTCACTGCATCGCAGGGAGAATCCCTGATGAAGCATGCCGGCCACATGCACCTCCAACCTATTTTAGATGGAAGTTATAGTTCTGATGTCAGTGTTTTCGCGCTCCATCCCCTGAGATGAACAATTTTCCGCAGGTGTCCTGAAAGGAAACTTTTGAGGCATTAAGCCTCTATATTTTTAAGGACAGTCGCACAATATCTTATCATGACCTCCCAAAAATCTCACAATTACGTCCACGGCTATTCCGAAAGAGAATCGGTCCGCCTCAGCGACCAGGCAAACACACTGGAAGAACTCCTGCACAGAGATACAATATACCCCGAAGGCAGCAAAGTCCTTGAAGCCGGATGCGGCATCGGCGCCCAGACAGTGATCCTCTCAAGGAACAGCCCGCAGGCCCGGATAACATCCATAGACATCTCAGAGGATTCCCTGAACAAAGCCAAGGAACGTGCCGCTAGCGAGGGGGTAAGTAACGTGGAGTTCCGCGTGGAGAACATTTTCGACCTGCCCTTTAAGGATGAGAGCTTCGACCATATCTTCGTCTGCTTCGTGCTGGAACACCTCAAGGAGCCCGTCAAGGCGCTGACCAGCTTGCACAGGGTACTGAAGAAAGGCGGCACAATCACAGTTATCGAGGGCGACCACGGCTCATGCTTCTTCCACCCCGAGACCGAAGCCGGAGTAAAAACCTGGAACAACCTGGTGGAAGTTCAGGCAAGGCTGGGCGGCAATTCACTCATAGGCAGGCAAGTCTACCCGCTTCTCAGAAAAGCAGGCTTCAGTGATGTTACGGTCTCGCCCCGCTTGGTCTACAGCGATGCCAGCCGCCCCCACATGGAGGAAGGCTTTGTGAGAAAGACCATCATCCCAATGGTGGAAGGTGTCAGGGAGAGCGCCATCGAGATGGGGATTATTGATGCTGGGACTTTTGATAAAGGAATCAGGGATCTGCACAGGACGGCGGGGGAGTACGGGACGTTTAATTATATGTTCTTCAAGGGTGTGGGGAGGAAATGACATTCTCTTCTTTTTATTTTGATGCTAGAGAAACAGAAGAGTAACTTAATTGCACTCGACCCTTTTCAACACCATTTCCTGCGCAAATGCATCAGCTACTTCTATGGTTACGGCTTCTATCCGGGTTGTGTCTCCCATGATATCCATAAGGAACACATTTCCGTCCTTCTTCCGGGCCTTGATTATATCCGTCGCCACGACCGTCCTCTCGCCGTTCTCTTCCAGGTATACAGTAAAATCGCACATACTATCGTCCTCTGTTAATCCTTCTCATAATCAGCCGTGATGATATTCATTATATTCATTATATCTTCAAGGACTGGGGAATCCGGCGCCACATCCAGTATGAGGCTTCCCATCCTGTCAGCCTCTATGACCTTTTCGTCATATCTTACGGGGTAGGTCCTCTCTCCGTTGAGACACAGCTCCCCGGCCACCAGTTCAAGTTCTTTCCCGTCACGTATCTTATTGACAACAACAAACTGCCTTTTGATGTTAAGGTCCCTTGCAAGCTTCAGAACGTGCCTTGCCACTTCCATGGATTTGGGGAAGGATTCCGCGACTACAAGGTTGTGGTCGTAGTTCACTGCCAGGCCCCTCCCCAGTATCTCGGAACCTGCCTGTGAATCCACTATCACGATATCATACTGGTCCGACCATAATGCAAGATAATCTATAAGGCGCTTGACAATGGAGATATAGGAACATATGCAACCACCGCCACCTTCCGAGATGGTGCCCATGACAACAACCTTCACATCATCTTTCGCAGTCACCTGGTATTTTTCAAGGAATGCGTCGATATCTATGTTCGAACTGTGGGTATGCCCCTCTTCCTCCTCGTCAAAATCATCCTCGTAGAGCTGCTCGCGTATCTCCTTCTTATCTTCCGCAAGGGTCCTTACCGTAGAAAAAGGCACGCCCAGTGACATTGCAAGGTTCATGCTCGGGTCGGTGTCTATGACCATTACGCTAAATCCCTGCCTGGCAAGCAGGCGTGAAAGAGTGGCTACGATAGTGGTCTTTCCGGCTCCTCCTTTGCCGGTGGCGATAATCTTCTTCATGTATACATTTCTCCATTTTTGATTGACGTGGTTCTTAGCTTATGAGACCACTTTGATTATATCACATATTCAGGAAACGTAATTTATGAAAACACATCATAACTTAAATGCATTTCGTATTAAGAACACACATCAAAATAAGACTAAATATTTAATTAAGTACAACTTAACAAGATGAAACGGTCATAATGCAGGCACATCATATACCTATGAGGGTTGAGAGTCGATATGCGGATCTTCAGGTATGGAAAAAGGGAACTGGATCATCTTAAGAAAAGGGATGAGGCACTTGGTGCTGCCATAGACCGGATCGGGATGCTGGAACCCAACTTTGACAGTCAAAAGAGCGAGTTACATGTGAAAGAGTCTATGCAGTAGCAAAGGAAGTGTTCAAAGCAGGAAAAGTGCTTCTTACAACAGTAAAAAGAGTAAATGTGAAGATGTTGATGACAGCTTTTTCTTTTAATCTTCATCAATTGAGAACACTGAAAAGGAAGGGAACTGTCTAGGATAGCGTAAGCTATCCTAAAATTAAGGTGAAAAGGAACAAAAACATAAAAATCTTGGATGAAGTGGGACGAGTAACAACTTGGATTTATCCGATACTTAAAAAAAGAGGGGTTAATCTGAATCCTCTTGAAGAATTCAGTGAACGAACACTTTACAGGATTCTTGAAACCCTGGGAAATAATCGTGAAACGATTATTTCCGATATCCAGGACAGATTGTTTGGCAGATACGATTTCGAACATACTAACATCAACATGGACTGGACAAGTATTGTCCTGCACGGTGATAAATCGCCATTGGGTAAATATGGTTATAGTCGTGACCATAGGCCGGATAAGAAACAGATAACTTTAGGCATAGCAGAACTTGCTGATCCTATCAATGTGCCAATTGGCATCACAGTAGAACAAGGAAATCTACATGATCAAAAGCACTTCAGGAAAACGTATCAACAGGTTAACAAGAGGTTGAAGCAGGGATCACTTGTTGTTTTCGATAAAGGAGCTCATAGTACAGAGAACACTGCCATGATAAGGGCAGATGATATGCAGTATCTGACTGCAAGAAAGCTCAATAAGAGCGATGACAAGATAATTGCAAACTTCGGGAACTATTCTCTTGAGATCGTTGATTCAGAAGATGGTATCTATGGCCTGAAAATCGTTAAACCAAGTAGTGTCAACTACTTCTACTTCTCTGAAAAGCTCAAGAAGGAGCAACTTGAATCAAGAGCCAGGAAGATCATGAGGCAGATCCAGGAAGCAAAAGAGATACAAGAATCTATTGACAAAAACAAAAAGCTGCCTAAAAAGTTCAGGATTAACAATGTCCTTGTTGATGTCGTTTATTCTCTGCAGACAAAACTGACGGATATTGATGAAGAAGAAGCTATCAAACTTCTTGAGGAACATTTGATAACAGGCAGAGAAGGATTTTTCTGTCTGAAATCGAGTAAGAATTTGACACTAAAACAGGCTCTTCAAACATACAGGAAAAAGGATTCTATCGAGAAGATCATCAATTCTCTCAAGAATGAGATTGAGATAAAACCGTTGAGAGTGTGGTCCGATGCTAGTGTTTATGGAGCTATTATTATTGGGTTCATTGCACAGTTGTTCATATCGCTGATGCGATATGAGTTCAATGAACTCAAGCATAAGTCCACAAAGTTCATCAAAAAAAGCTTATTGAATTTGACAGTTACCGTAGATTTCCTGAAAGATCGGTCGAAAAAGTACATTTACGCCAATTTTGATGCCATAAACACACTGATTTTAAGGCAAAAATGGGCAAAATCGTAGAATTTAGCATGAAATTGTTTAAACTGTCAAATAGGTTTTCCTGACAAAAAAAAGAAAATTCTAGGTCCGAAGAGAAGACATTCTCTTCATCAAGGAGTGAAAACTGTCAAACTTGGGCTGGAATTCGAGGTAGTCCCCGACCTGTTCGCGGGCCTTGTGGAGAGTACCGCCCGACCCTTGATGAGGTAAACTGAAGATCACCCAAAAATAAATCCCGGATTAAGATGGTACTTCAGGCTTCTTTTCTCCCCACAGCCACAAACCCATTCACCCTGTTCCCTGTCTCGTCACAAACTCATCGAACTTGAAGAACTCTATCTCAAATCCGTTCTCCACCAACAGGAATACCAACTCCTTTTCCGTGAAGTGATGGGCCACGTAAGCCACTTCCCCGGTCTTCCGGTAATAGGCAATGATGGAACCCTCCTCTTTTGTCAGCGGCAGGTCATTGATGTAGCGCTCGCGATAGAGCTTTGAATGCCAGGTCTGCCCGAAATCCGCGAGATACAGGTAACCGCCTGGTTGCAAAACCCTGCACGCCTCCCGGATTATCCTTGCACGGTCCTCTTTTGTGGTAATGGTGGTCAGGAAGGTTTGCATGATCGCAATATCAAAGGCTGCATCAGAAAAAGGGAGAGTTGTGGCATCTGCCTGGACGAATAGAGGAACCTGAGGAGAGCCACCGGATATGGAGGATGACCTGGCCATCTGCAGAGCTTCGGAGTTGATGTCAATGCCTGTAACTAAGAAACCCTGTGATGCCAGGGGGATGCTGGCATTTCCGGCGCTACAGCCGATATCAAGGATATGACAGCCGGGAGAGGTGAACCTGTAGATGACAGGATCAAGTTTGATGGTTGCTGGAATATCCTTTCCTTTAAGACAGGACCATGGGTTTGTCTGGTCGTTCATCCTGTTTTCATTTCCTCCCTCGCTCCCTGATAGATTAGCAGACTTTCAGCTTGTAAAACCTCTTAGTTTAGAATTATATCACAAATCCGGAAGTATCTTCAACCATACCTACTCCGCTGCCGGTTTCTTCCAGTGTTATGACTTTACCATCGGTTTCAATTTTCAGATCTACGACATCTACAAGGTTTTCTACATATGTGAAATTGAAATTGTTTTTGAATTCAAAGAATTCTTTACAATAACTCTTCATAACCACAAAAACCCTGTCATCCTCAGCTGTAATTACCCATCTTTTATCTCCTTTTTCTGAAGGATACTCATGAACTTTGGCCTTTTTAAATCTGTGAATGTTCTTTGTATCGGCATCATAGAATTCCATAAAATTACGGATATTATATTCCAGTCCCACAAATTCGATATTGGGTATATAATAAGTTAGTATTGACCCGTTCCTGAAAACTATTCTCGACCATTTCCACGGAATGAGCGGACCGACAACAATTACTTTCTGAACATAGCATTTTCCGGAGAACTCCTTCTCAAACAACATTCCCTTAAAATCAAAATACAGGTTGGCCACCCTGTACCCGAATACGCCTTTGAAGTTTTCTGACAACTCCGAGTTGCATATCTCGTCTGCCGGCTCTGTGATATCCAGACAGCATATCATCTTGTCTCCACTTGAAATATCGAGTGTGTATTTTGGAAATGACCCATGGAAACTCGCCAGGATATCCTCTGTGGAACAGGTCACTTTATCGCCTTTTACCTTGATGGTTCCCAGATGGTCAGTGATCTTTTTCTGAACTTCGTCATATGCCCAGGAAACACAATATCCTTCTGTTCTATCATTTATTATCCGGCTGTTCTCCACATACCTGCCATTGACCTCGATATCTCCCGCAGACCTGCCGAACATGAGGAAAAACTGGCATCTTGAACCATCGTTTGCTGTGAATTTCATGAACCAGTACTCTTTTCCGAAAAGAGGTAAGTCCTCGAAAGAGAAAAGGATCTCATTGATACCTTTATTCAGCTCCTTTTTCAGCAGCAATCTTTCAATTTTATCTTTGCTTTCTTTAATCGTCTCGATCGAGGCCATAAAAGCTTTCTTTTCAACCTCAGGTAAGTTTTTGATGTAATCGTTCCTCTCTTTTATAAAATTTAGAAATCGGTCCTTTTCGATTACAAGCCTCTCTTCAAAGTTTTTGTTTTTAGGCTCTTTGTCACTTATTGTGGCAGTCACTTTATCACCTACCGGGCTCGAAGAAAAACTATCATGGTTAATATCATGAACCAAGATGGGTAATTAGTCAATATTAAGCAATGCATATGAAAATAATGGTCGTTCAAATTCTTGATTGATATCAGAAAAGTTCCAGAGAGCCATCTGGCAAATTGATTATAGAGGATTCAGATTAACCTCTCTTTTTTAAGTATCGGATAAATCTAAGTTGTTACTCGTCCCACTTCATCCAAGATTTTTATGTTTTTGTTCCTTTTCACCTTAATTTTAGGATAGCTTACGCTATCTTAGATAGTTCCCTTCCTTTTCAGTGTTCTCAATTGATGAAGATTAAAAGAAAAAGCTGTAATCAGCATTTTTACATTCACCCTTTCCACATTTGTGACAAGCACTTTTCCTGCTTTGAACACTTCCTTTGCTACTGCATAGACTCTTTCACATGGAACTCGCTGTACACTTATCCTTTCATTTCTGAGAACATCGTTTATTCCTAATGGATGTCCTCTTACCGCTCTTTGCATTGTTGCTGCAAAACCCTTTGCAACTGCTCCAAAGTATCCTTTGTCACGGTAGACTACTTCACCCACTTCAGATAGATCTACCTGTGAATCATGTACTGATGCAGTTGTTGTTTCAAATCTTCTGATCAGTTCATATTCCTTATCAATAATTGTATGAAGCTTGTAGCCAAAATGAGATTTGCCACCTTTTTTTGCCCAGGTTCCATCTTTGCTTCTAGCTGTTTTAGCATCCTTTCCACGAGGTTCATCAGCTTTAGCATGTCCAGGGTTGGAGTGGATGAATGTGGCATCCTGGATCATCCCTTTTTTGATCTTCAATCCAAGAGCATTAAGCTGTTTTTGCATCTCGTCCCATATTTCTTTCTCTTTTCCATTATCGCTAATTCTCTTTCTAAATGACCAGACAGTTGTACTGTCTGGAACATATTCAGGAAACCCCAGAAATTTCCTAAAGGATATTCTGTCAATACACTGTCTTTCAAGTTCAGCATCAGAAAGACCATGCCATTGTTGTAGAACAAGCATTTTAAACATCACAATAACATCAGCTTCAGGCCTGCCGCCTGAAGCTGTTCTGTTCTTGTACATTGATTCCAGAATTGGACGAAACGGTTTCCAATCAATAAGTGATTCTATTTCTGCAAGCTTGTCTCCAACGGATTGAAGGCGTTTATATTCTTCATTAAGAGCAAAATCAGTCAAATCATCCATAATACTTAATTTGTTTATCTAATATTTATATTTTAGTCTAATGTGGGTCTAGTTTATCGAAATCCTCTATATTTTAACGGTGAGAAGATTCCTCCCATCGATACCCGACTATGGATTTGTATGCCTGCCATCCTTTCTCAGAATTCCGAGTAAACCTGCAATGTCCGGAATACTATCAGGCATAAGATATAGATTGGTACCGGCAAGCATACAATAGATATCAATTATGAGGAGAGGAAATTGACTATTTCTTACTTGCCCTCATCTTTTCGGCCTTACACCTACCCTCCCTAGTGACCATATTAAAGATATATTTTGAGATATCATTCAAGATTGAATCTAATCGTAAATACGTTCTGTTTTGAGAATGGAGATGACAAAACACATTCCAAAAAAGAAAGCTACTATAAAACCAAATACTCCAAGTAATGGAACACCCCATATGAGTGGTTCCATATCAGTCTGCATGATCATAGACGAACCTACAATTATCGCTGATATAATAAAACCAAATACAATGCGGTTGCTTGCAGCATTTATTTCGTGAGGTAATCTGTCAAGTCCACTATGCTCAAGTTTCATATTTAGTTCACCTTTTTCTGTCAGAGACAGAATATGTGATATCTGCATCGGCATTTTGTGCATCACACGAGAATATTTCGATATATCCTTAAATGCCGAGTTTGCAATATTTTCAGGACTCCAGCGTTCCTTCATAAGCTTTTTTGCATGAGGTTCAAAAACCATTGCCATATTAAAATCAGGCATCATTTTAGAACCAAATCCGGTAATCATAATTACTCCCCTTAAAAGTAAAGTAATATTTAGTGGAACTTTTGCCTCATGTTTCCGTAATACAGCGAGTATATCGCCTATCACTGATGCCGTGTCAATTTGCTTTAAAGACCTGCCGTAGTAGTTATCCAGGAAAAGCTCAATATCGTTTTTTAATTCCTGAATATCCGCATCATTTCCGATAACATCAAAATCACACAGGATTTCAATGCACCGTTCCACATCACCTTTTGTCATTGCGGACAACACGTCAACTAATCCGTTTCGAAGGTCATTCGATAATCGGCCAACCATGCCAAAATCAATCAGTGCAATCGTTCCATTGTCCAGTATGAAAACATTTCCCGGATGAATGTCAGCATGGAATAGACCATCCTCAAATACCTGTTTCATGAAGGCGTTTGCACCACGCATTGCTATTTGCTGTCGATCATATCCGCGATTATCAAGCGTTTCAAAATCGTTTCCTCTTATGCCATCGATATATTCAAGTGTCAGAATCTTTTGACTGCTGTAATCCAAATATACTTTTGGGATGTAGACATATTTTTCATCTTTGAAATTGTAAGAGAAACGTTCAATATTTCGAGCTTCTTGTGTGTAATCGAGTTCGGCATGTATTGATCTTGAAAATTCGTCCACGATCATGACCGGTCTATAATGTCTGGCAGCACTGATACGTTCTTCGGCAAGTCTGGCAAGACCACGCATAATATCAATATCTGTTTCGATTATCCGATTAATTTGCGGACGTTGGATTTTAACAACTACATCCGTACCATCTTTCAGCTTAGCCAGATGCACCTGGCCTATAGAAGCAGCTGCAATTGGCTTACGTTCAAATGACCCAAATAAGTCTTCAAGAGTATCTCCCAACTCTTCCTGAATGATACGCTCGACATCTTCAAGTGCAAACGGAGGAACATTATCCTGAAGTTTTTCGAACTCTTCAGCATATTCAAGTGGTATCAGATCCTTGCGCATACTGAGTATTTGCCCTAGTTTCACATAAGTGGGGCCAAGTTCTTCAAGTACCTTTCTCATTCTCTCCGGACCGGATATTGCTCCTTCCTCCAACTTATGGCTTTTCTTTGATTTAGAGCTCTGAATATGAAACGGACGAAGTTTCATCTGATCTATAAGATAATCAAATTCATACTTTATCAGAACATTGATTATTTTCTTGTATCGTTTTGCCATTGAGTATCTGCGTAGTATATTAAAACTCATATTTTGCCCTCTCAAAAAAATTATGAAATTGTAACTCTGCAAAAAATTGCCATGTGCTTCAGAAATATTGGTCTAGGATATATTTTCTTGAATTTCTAAGGTTTTTGCAAGCCCATTCATCGTAAATATTCTACGCGTTGTATGGTTTTGAGAACTTTGCCTCAACTTTCTGGCGATGAATAGTATTATAGGCACAGAAGGGAATCACACGGCCATCCGGGGTTGCATAGTGAATACCACACCTCTGCACTCTCTCATAATCGAAGTTATAGTAATCCTGGAAATGCATTGCCCCCAGGAACAGACTATTCCTGTGGAATGGTCTTAAGGCTTCAGCAGTACCTTTATTGAAGAATTCCATGATCAATCTGGTGACATCGATAGATAATGGAGCAGCCTTCTGATCAATGAAATTTGGTATCTCATGCAGTGCCTTTCTTTTAAGAACTGCTTTTTTAATTTGAGATCTGGCATCGTTGATCTGAGCAGTCATATCATCGAGGTGTCCAAGCAGCCCATCAACATCAACAAAACGAGTGATGGGAATAAGTTCATTCCCTTTCTTAAAGACATAGGTAGCTGCTCCGCAGTGAGGATGTATACTGAACTCAGGCATTGACCTATTGAACACGGCTTCCATGAACCTGGATACTGAAACCGCCACAGGTATAGGATACCAGTCATCACGACAGATATTTCCGCCTGTCTGCTCTTCAACCAGCATCAAAAAGTCAGGTATTGTAAGGCGCTTTGACTCTCTTTCGCTCTGATCTATACGACCTGTAAAAGCAACAGGCTGGAAATTAACACCCTTGACAACATCAAGCCTTTCAGATGCGAAATTGAGGATATCTCCGATCTGGTGATCATTTACCCCTTTTTCAAGCGTTGGCACCAGTACTACACTTGTAAGCCCTGCCTCACGGCAGTTCCTTATTGCAGTATTTTTCATTGGAAAGGCATTGAAACCGCGCATCTTGCGGTACGGCTCCTCACCTATACCATCAAATGACAGGTACACGGTATGGAGACCGGATTCTCTTAATGTTCTTGCAA
Encoded proteins:
- a CDS encoding transposase; protein product: MKRNKNIKILDEVGRVTTWIYPILKKRGVNLNPLEEFSERTLYRILETLGNNRETIISDIQDRLFGRYDFEHTNINMDWTSIVLHGDKSPLGKYGYSRDHRPDKKQITLGIAELADPINVPIGITVEQGNLHDQKHFRKTYQQVNKRLKQGSLVVFDKGAHSTENTAMIRADDMQYLTARKLNKSDDKIIANFGNYSLEIVDSEDGIYGLKIVKPSSVNYFYFSEKLKKEQLESRARKIMRQIQEAKEIQESIDKNKKLPKKFRINNVLVDVVYSLQTKLTDIDEEEAIKLLEEHLITGREGFFCLKSSKNLTLKQALQTYRKKDSIEKIINSLKNEIEIKPLRVWSDASVYGAIIIGFIAQLFISLMRYEFNELKHKSTKFIKKSLLNLTVTVDFLKDRSKKYIYANFDAINTLILRQKWAKS
- a CDS encoding methyltransferase codes for the protein MNDQTNPWSCLKGKDIPATIKLDPVIYRFTSPGCHILDIGCSAGNASIPLASQGFLVTGIDINSEALQMARSSSISGGSPQVPLFVQADATTLPFSDAAFDIAIMQTFLTTITTKEDRARIIREACRVLQPGGYLYLADFGQTWHSKLYRERYINDLPLTKEEGSIIAYYRKTGEVAYVAHHFTEKELVFLLVENGFEIEFFKFDEFVTRQGTG
- a CDS encoding transposase → MDDLTDFALNEEYKRLQSVGDKLAEIESLIDWKPFRPILESMYKNRTASGGRPEADVIVMFKMLVLQQWHGLSDAELERQCIDRISFRKFLGFPEYVPDSTTVWSFRKRISDNGKEKEIWDEMQKQLNALGLKIKKGMIQDATFIHSNPGHAKADEPRGKDAKTARSKDGTWAKKGGKSHFGYKLHTIIDKEYELIRRFETTTASVHDSQVDLSEVGEVVYRDKGYFGAVAKGFAATMQRAVRGHPLGINDVLRNERISVQRVPCERVYAVAKEVFKAGKVLVTNVERVNVKMLITAFSFNLHQLRTLKRKGTI
- a CDS encoding 2-octaprenylphenol hydroxylase, with product MAKRYKKIINVLIKYEFDYLIDQMKLRPFHIQSSKSKKSHKLEEGAISGPERMRKVLEELGPTYVKLGQILSMRKDLIPLEYAEEFEKLQDNVPPFALEDVERIIQEELGDTLEDLFGSFERKPIAAASIGQVHLAKLKDGTDVVVKIQRPQINRIIETDIDIMRGLARLAEERISAARHYRPVMIVDEFSRSIHAELDYTQEARNIERFSYNFKDEKYVYIPKVYLDYSSQKILTLEYIDGIRGNDFETLDNRGYDRQQIAMRGANAFMKQVFEDGLFHADIHPGNVFILDNGTIALIDFGMVGRLSNDLRNGLVDVLSAMTKGDVERCIEILCDFDVIGNDADIQELKNDIELFLDNYYGRSLKQIDTASVIGDILAVLRKHEAKVPLNITLLLRGVIMITGFGSKMMPDFNMAMVFEPHAKKLMKERWSPENIANSAFKDISKYSRVMHKMPMQISHILSLTEKGELNMKLEHSGLDRLPHEINAASNRIVFGFIISAIIVGSSMIMQTDMEPLIWGVPLLGVFGFIVAFFFGMCFVISILKTERIYD
- a CDS encoding methyltransferase; this translates as MTSQKSHNYVHGYSERESVRLSDQANTLEELLHRDTIYPEGSKVLEAGCGIGAQTVILSRNSPQARITSIDISEDSLNKAKERAASEGVSNVEFRVENIFDLPFKDESFDHIFVCFVLEHLKEPVKALTSLHRVLKKGGTITVIEGDHGSCFFHPETEAGVKTWNNLVEVQARLGGNSLIGRQVYPLLRKAGFSDVTVSPRLVYSDASRPHMEEGFVRKTIIPMVEGVRESAIEMGIIDAGTFDKGIRDLHRTAGEYGTFNYMFFKGVGRK
- a CDS encoding CobQ/CobB/MinD/ParA nucleotide binding domain, putative; translated protein: MKKIIATGKGGAGKTTIVATLSRLLARQGFSVMVIDTDPSMNLAMSLGVPFSTVRTLAEDKKEIREQLYEDDFDEEEEGHTHSSNIDIDAFLEKYQVTAKDDVKVVVMGTISEGGGGCICSYISIVKRLIDYLALWSDQYDIVIVDSQAGSEILGRGLAVNYDHNLVVAESFPKSMEVARHVLKLARDLNIKRQFVVVNKIRDGKELELVAGELCLNGERTYPVRYDEKVIEADRMGSLILDVAPDSPVLEDIMNIMNIITADYEKD
- a CDS encoding transposase, encoding MFKAGKVLLTTVKRVNVKMLMTAFSFNLHQLRTLKRKGTV
- a CDS encoding radical SAM domain-containing protein, yielding MVYGMEINDGLKSSELRSITEGNCVKKEYMRLIKCTLSICPECLTKIEAMVFTENGKVFIEKKCPSHGIFKDMYWSDAELYEKFEAYHVLGKGVSNPLVMGTDYFLDCGLCHNHETSTILANIDVTNRCNLNCPVCFANARKSGLIYEPDIEQIKKMLIMLKNEKPVPCYAVQFSGGEPTVRDDLPEIIGMAKDLDFQHLQIATNGVRLAQDVDFARTLRESGLHTVYLSFDGIGEEPYRKMRGFNAFPMKNTAIRNCREAGLTSVVLVPTLEKGVNDHQIGDILNFASERLDVVKGVNFQPVAFTGRIDQSERESKRLTIPDFLMLVEEQTGGNICRDDWYPIPVAVSVSRFMEAVFNRSMPEFSIHPHCGAATYVFKKGNELIPITRFVDVDGLLGHLDDMTAQINDARSQIKKAVLKRKALHEIPNFIDQKAAPLSIDVTRLIMEFFNKGTAEALRPFHRNSLFLGAMHFQDYYNFDYERVQRCGIHYATPDGRVIPFCAYNTIHRQKVEAKFSKPYNA